In Vicinamibacterales bacterium, the following are encoded in one genomic region:
- a CDS encoding response regulator, protein MPKAMVVDDSRTIRRILAGILGEIGFQVIHAENGKEALAIVGREREADVAISLALVDWNMPEMNGLEFVQQLRADVRNADMLVMMVTTETQVDQMVAALEAGANEYIMKPFTKDIIQGKLRLLGVVE, encoded by the coding sequence ATGCCGAAAGCGATGGTGGTGGACGACTCTCGTACGATCCGGCGGATTCTGGCGGGGATCCTCGGGGAGATTGGATTCCAGGTGATCCATGCCGAAAACGGCAAGGAAGCGCTGGCAATCGTCGGTCGGGAACGGGAGGCGGATGTCGCCATCTCCTTGGCGCTGGTCGACTGGAACATGCCGGAGATGAACGGGCTGGAGTTCGTCCAGCAACTCCGCGCGGACGTCAGGAACGCCGACATGTTGGTCATGATGGTGACGACCGAGACGCAGGTCGACCAGATGGTCGCGGCGCTCGAGGCCGGCGCGAACGAGTACATCATGAAGCCGTTCACCAAGGACATCATCCAGGGCAAACTGCGTCTCCTGGGTGTGGTGGAGTAG
- a CDS encoding chemotaxis response regulator protein-glutamate methylesterase, translated as MATAVRRAIPAGTKIRVLVVDDSVVIRRLVTQALSEDPGIEVVAAAANGLIALQRIPQANPDVITLDVEMPEMDGLETLRRIRKDYPNLRVIMFSTLTARGATATIDALMLGADDYVTKAANVGKVGESLAALRGELVPRINQFFLRAEPSSGAVSVARPMPGRGPRPVRVVADFRPHLAPKALVIGVSTGGPTALSHIVPALPGDFRLPVLIVQHMPPLFTRLLAERLQKQTALKVVEAAEGLAVQRGTVYIAPGDYHMRVRQQGDRVVVALDQAPPENSCRPAVDVLFRSAHEVYGGQVVSVILTGMGQDGLRGVELLRSSGARVIIQDEATSVVWGMPGAIARANLADAIVGIDDIVPEILRHV; from the coding sequence GTGGCCACTGCTGTCCGGCGCGCCATCCCCGCGGGCACCAAGATCCGCGTGCTCGTCGTGGACGACTCGGTGGTGATCCGCCGTCTCGTGACGCAGGCGCTCAGCGAGGATCCCGGCATCGAAGTGGTGGCGGCGGCTGCCAACGGTCTCATCGCGCTGCAACGCATTCCCCAGGCCAACCCGGACGTGATCACGCTCGACGTCGAGATGCCGGAAATGGACGGCCTCGAGACGCTGCGTCGCATCCGCAAGGACTACCCGAACCTTCGGGTCATCATGTTCAGCACGCTGACCGCCCGCGGAGCGACAGCCACGATCGACGCGCTCATGCTTGGCGCGGACGACTACGTGACGAAGGCCGCCAACGTGGGAAAGGTCGGCGAATCGCTCGCGGCGCTCAGGGGCGAACTGGTGCCTCGAATCAACCAGTTCTTCCTGAGGGCCGAGCCGTCGTCGGGCGCGGTATCCGTCGCACGTCCGATGCCGGGACGGGGCCCGCGCCCCGTGCGGGTCGTGGCGGACTTCCGGCCGCACCTGGCGCCCAAGGCGCTCGTCATCGGCGTCTCGACTGGCGGACCGACGGCGCTGTCGCACATCGTTCCGGCGCTGCCGGGCGATTTCAGGCTGCCGGTCCTCATCGTGCAGCACATGCCGCCGCTCTTCACGCGACTGCTCGCCGAGCGACTGCAGAAGCAGACGGCGTTGAAAGTCGTGGAGGCGGCTGAGGGGCTCGCCGTGCAGCGCGGGACGGTCTACATCGCGCCCGGCGATTACCACATGCGGGTACGCCAACAGGGCGACCGCGTCGTGGTGGCGCTGGACCAGGCTCCGCCCGAGAACTCGTGCCGGCCTGCCGTGGACGTGCTGTTCCGCTCCGCGCACGAGGTCTATGGCGGCCAGGTGGTCTCGGTCATCCTGACCGGGATGGGGCAGGACGGCCTCCGCGGCGTCGAGTTGCTCAGGTCGAGCGGTGCCCGCGTTATCATCCAGGACGAGGCGACGAGCGTCGTCTGGGGTATGCCCGGCGCCATCGCTCGCGCGAATCTCGCGGATGCAATCGTCGGAATCGATGATATCGTGCCGGAAATACTCAGGCATGTCTGA